The Glycine soja cultivar W05 chromosome 6, ASM419377v2, whole genome shotgun sequence genome has a window encoding:
- the LOC114415324 gene encoding probable mitochondrial adenine nucleotide transporter BTL3 produces the protein MAMQAGELCQQQNQHSPPIFFNPIPDFGFFPGGLFLDPKIPDSFVRSISFKIHATPFSESNPRRQRRRVPAACFLSVSLPSANLVTEPKLQNGEHVSDQETTSNGVVQQREVRVRGGNAVNTTKHLWAGAIAAMVSRTCVAPLERLKLEYIVRGEKRNIFELISKIASSQGLRGFWKGNLVNILRTAPFKAVNFCAYDTYRKQLLRFSGNEETTNFERFIAGAAAGITATIICLPLDTIRTKLVAPGGEALGGVIGAFRYMIQTEGFFSLYKGLVPSIISMAPSGAVFYGVYDILKSAYLHSPEGMKRIQNMHKQDRELSAFDQLELGPVRTLLNGAIAGACAEAATYPFEVVRRQLQLQVQATKLSSFATFAKIVEQGGIPALYAGLIPSLLQVLPSASISFFVYEFMKIVLKVE, from the exons ATGGCAATGCAGGCAGGTGAACTCtgtcagcagcaaaatcaacattCCCCTCCCATTTTCTTCAATCCGATTCCCGATTTTGGTTTTTTTCCCGGAGGGTTGTTTCTCGACCCCAAAATCCCCGATTCCTTCGTTCGTTCCATTTCGTTCAAGATTCACGCCACTCCCTTTTCCGAATCCAATCCTCGCCGCCAACGGAGAAGGGTTCCGGCAGCGTGCTTTCTATCAGTTAGCTTGCCGAGTGCAAATCTCGTTACCGAACCCAAACTGCAAAATGGCGAACACGTGTCCGACCAGGAGACAACCTCAAACGGTGTCGTTCAGCAGAGAGAGGTTAGGGTACGAGGAGGCAATGCCGTCAACACCACCAAACATCTCTGGGCTGGTGCTATAGCCGCTATGGTCTCTAG AACTTGTGTGGCTCCACTTGAAAGGCTTAAGTTGGAGTACATAGTTCGTGGTGAGAAGAGGAACATATTCGAGCTTATTAGCAAAATAGCTTCTTCTCAAGGGTTGAGAGGGTTTTGGAAGGGGAACCTCGTAAATATTCTGCGGACAGCTCCATTCAAAGCGGTTAATTTTTGTGCTTACGATACTTATAGAAAGCAGCTGCTTAGATTCTCTGGGAATGAGGAAACTACCAATTTTGAGAGGTTTATTGCTGGTGCTGCTGCTGGGATTACTGCTACCATTATTTGCCTCCCACTTGACACT ATCCGGACCAAGTTGGTGGCACCTGGTGGAGAAGCTTTAGGAGGTGTAATTGGTGCTTTCCGATACATGATTCAAACTGAaggatttttttctctttacaaGGGTTTAGTACCATCAATTATAAGTATGGCACCTTCTGGGGCAGTTTTTTATGGTGTATATGATATACTGAAATCAGCTTATCTGCATTCACCGGAAGGAATGAAGAGAATCCAGAATATGCATAAACAGGATCGGGAACTGAGTGCCTTTGACCAACTTGAGTTGGGACCGGTAAGGACATTGTTGAATGGGGCCATTGCTGGTGCATGTGCAGAAGCTGCTACATACCCATTTGAAGTGGTGAGAAGGCAACTTCAATTGCAAGTCCAGGCTACAAAATTAAGTTCCTTTGCAACATTTGCCAAAATAGTTGAACAGGGAGGGATTCCAGCTCTCTATGCAGGACTTATTCCCAGCTTATTACAG GTGCTTCCTTCAGCTTCCATAAGTTTCTTTGTCTATGAGTTCATGAAGATTGTTCTGAAAGTGGAGTAG
- the LOC114415325 gene encoding uncharacterized protein LOC114415325, producing the protein MVSFHKALTESTPRPEIHAEFEASSKKRKWEEPFAEDFFKDHQTSIEKRKSVFDIELHPETPFSSDKWRQYLTIQSGQIQLCNTRTTTENPGRSPELEPPSSHHHMSLNLELNLTCESPRKKEEGYGYDMNEKKSSGSSPGGLRELREDLFTDQPSKFNKKDSDGKILSPSWLSLSEDDYKEMVATVCMRCHMLVMLCKSSPSCPNCKFMHPPDQNPSKFLKRRCSLFC; encoded by the exons ATGGTCTCCTTTCACAAAGCGCTTACCGAGAGTACTCCAAGGCCAGAAATCCATGCAGAATTCGAAGCAtcatcgaagaagagaaagtgGGAAGAGCCATTTGCCGAAGATTTCTTCAAGGATCATCAAACAAGTATAGAGAAGAGGAAATCCGTCTTCGATATAGAGCTTCACCCTGAGACCCCTTTTTCTTCAGATAAATGGCGTCAATACCTCACTATTCag TCAGGGCAGATACAGTTGTGTAACACAAGAACAACAACAGAGAACCCCGGAAGAAGCCCCGAATTAGAACCACCTTCTTCTCATCATCATATGAGTTTAAACCTTGAGCTGAATTTGACGTGTGAATCAccgaggaagaaagaagaaggctATGGTTATGACATGAATGAGAAAAAGAGTTCTGGTTCTTCCCCTGGGGGTTTGAGAGAATTACGTGAGGATCTGTTTACTGATCAACCAAGCAAGTTTAATAAGAAAGATTCAGATGGTAAAATTCTTTCTCCTTCATGGTTGTCATTATCTGAAGATGATTATAAAGAGATGGTTGCAACAGTTTGCATGCGTTGCCACATGTTGGTAATGTTATGCAAGTCATCTCCTTCATGTCCTAACTGTAAATTCATGCACCCACCAGATCAGAACCCTTCAAAATTCTTGAAGAGAAGGTGCAGTCTCTTCTGCTAG
- the LOC114415326 gene encoding sugar transport protein 5-like: MAGGVVPVDSSPLANGFAGKITLSVIITCIVAASGGLLFGYDIGISGGVTTMVPFLEKFFPAILRKAASTEVNMYCVYDSQVLTLFTSSLYLAGLVSSLAASRVTAVLGRRNTIILGGVIFVVGGALNGGAENIAMLILGRILLGFGVGFTNQAAPLYLSEIAPPKWRGAFNTGFQFFLSLGVLVAGCINFGTAKKTWGWRVSLGLAVVPAAVMTIGAFLITDTPNSLVERGKIEQARKALRKARGSSIDVEPELEELIKWSQIAKSVEQEPFKTIFERQYRPHLVMAIAIPFFQQMTGINIVAFYAPNLFQSVGLGHDAALLSAIILGAVNLVSLLVSTAIVDRFGRRFLFVTGGICMFICQIAVSILLAVVTGVHGTKDMSKGSAIVVLVLLCCYSAGFGWSWGPLTWLIPSEIFPLKIRTTGQSIAVGVQFIIVFILSQTFLSMLCHFKFGAFLFYAGWIVVMTIFVIFFVPETKGIPLESMYTIWGKHWFWRRFVKGEVAQENLP; encoded by the exons ATGGCCGGTGGGGTGGTTCCTGTCGATTCATCACCATTAGCCAATGGCTTTGCTGGCAAGATAACGCTCTCAGTTATCATCACTTGCATCGTTGCTGCATCCGGTGGACTCCTTTTTGGATATGACATCGGAATTTCAg GAGGTGTCACAACAATGGTACCATTTCTGGAAAAATTCTTTCCAGCTATATTAAGAAAGGCTGCTAGCACTGAAGTAAACATGTACTGTGTGTATGACAGTCAAGTCTTAACATTGTTTACATCTTCTCTGTACCTTGCCGGATTAGTGTCATCTCTTGCCGCTAGTCGAGTCACGGCGGTATTGGGTCGGAGAAACACCATCATCTTGGGTGGTGTCATCTTTGTTGTTGGTGGTGCCCTTAATGGAGGTGCTGAAAATATTGCTATGCTCATTTTGGGCCGTATCCTACTCGGGTTTGGAGTTGGTTTCACTAATCAA GCTGCGCCGTTGTACCTCTCTGAAATCGCACCACCAAAATGGCGAGGAGCTTTCAACACAGGCTTCCAATTCTTCCTATCACTTGGAGTGCTGGTTGCAGGTTGCATCAACTTCGGAACCGCGAAGAAAACTTGGGGGTGGCGTGTCTCTCTCGGCCTTGCAGTGGTGCCTGCAGCAGTTATGACAATCGGTGCCTTCCTCATAACCGACACTCCCAACAGCTTGGTTGAGCGTGGCAAAATAGAGCAAGCCAGAAAAGCCCTACGCAAAGCAAGAGGATCCTCCATCGATGTTGAACCCGAATTGGAAGAACTCATTAAGTGGTCGCAAATTGCAAAATCCGTGGAGCAGGAACCCTTCAAGACCATATTTGAGAGGCAGTATCGACCCCACTTGGTCATGGCAATTGCTATCCCATTTTTTCAGCAAATGACAGGGATTAACATCGTCGCATTCTATGCTCCTAACCTCTTTCAATCAGTGGGTTTAGGGCACGATGCCGCTTTACTTTCCGCCATTATACTCGGAGCAGTCAACCTTGTTTCTCTCCTCGTCTCCACTGCTATTGTTGATCGCTTTGGTCGAAGGTTCTTGTTCGTAACTGGTGGCATATGCATGTTTATTTGCCAG ATTGCGGTGTCAATTTTGCTAGCAGTGGTGACTGGTGTTCATGGTACAAAGGACATGTCGAAGGGTAGTGCAATTGTGGTGTTGGTGCTACTCTGTTGCTACTCGGCAGGTTTTGGTTGGTCGTGGGGGCCTCTGACGTGGCTAATTCCGAGTGAAATTTTCCCCTTAAAAATCAGAACCACTGGACAAAGCATTGCTGTTGGTGTGCAGTTCATAATCGTATTTATATTATCCCAGACATTCTTGTCAATGCTATGCcacttcaagtttggagccttCTTGTTCTATGCGGGTTGGATTGTAGTGATGACAATCTTCGTTATATTTTTCGTGCCAGAGACAAAAGGAATTCCTTTGGAGTCAATGTACACCATATGGGGTAAACACTGGTTTTGGCGGCGGTTTGTTAAAGGAGAAGTTGCACAAGAAAATCTTCCCTGa
- the LOC114414287 gene encoding putative pumilio homolog 10 has protein sequence MDSPMTARMLKMSDDNNKRNAETRFVGIANAPTTPSPFLHPDHVAVGSPISRVPLSPSPPPPPPPPPSPRFRLDPADPMWAHDFSLANDFSRINLFDHATQTDHNMPFTPYASYFNETGPLPYHRHHVNNTQTNMGLDPYASCFNETGTFRTLPYHPHVNNAGLFDKGYTFPIPDDHVYHHLVDQRRRQPQGTSDNNYQILGDRYAVASQSLGGGGGRVKSPIRFSQITPPYQYPPNANITPSHYYVAAKEKAELSPFLSPRRIIGEDPAAAFRCDNNGVFLQGRDAKHYFENEYGSYRRSPRYDDDAIHGVGRSVVRKNFYSSAAAPSGQRSGGDFSSVPMLQDFYSVPDAQCYIYNMAKDQNGCRFLQRMVAEGTYQDICMVFEGIIGNVVELMIDSFGNYLVQKLLDVCTDDQRLQIVLMLTNHPAQLVRVSLNTHGTRVVQKLIETLTSTEQVSLVKSAIQPGFLDLIKDLNGNHLIQRCLQCLSCQDNQFIFDAAVKFCVEIATHQHGCFVLQRCIHHSVGKNRDKLVTEICKHGLLLAQDAFGNYVVQYVIESDTAAVSAKLLSQFKENFVMLSTQKFSSHVVEKCLQHIGDSRSRIVRELLSVPRFEQLLQDQYANYVIQSALLFTKGPLHASLAEAVRLHKTLCTSPYCKRIFSGNLLKK, from the exons ATGGACTCCCCCATGACGGCCAGAATGCTGAAAATGTCAGACGACAACAACAAACGAAACGCAGAAACGAGGTTCGTTGGGATTGCCAATGCGCCCACAACACCATCACCATTCCTTCACCCTGACCACGTGGCCGTTGGGTCCCCCATCTCCAGGGTCCCTCTCTCTCcttctccaccaccaccaccaccaccacctccctCTCCCAGATTCCGGTTGGACCCAGCAGACCCCATGTGGGCCCATGATTTCTCTCTCGCCAACGATTTCTCCAGAATCAACCTCTTCGATCATGCAACCCAAACCGATCATAACATGCCTTTCACACCCTACGCTTCTTATTTCAATGAAACAGGACCCCTCCCATATCATCGTCATCATGTTAACAACACCCAAACCAACATGGGTTTGGACCCTTACGCTTCTTGTTTCAATGAAACAGGAACCTTCCGAACCCTCCCCTATCATCCCCATGTTAACAATGCGGGTTTATTCGATAAAGGTTACACTTTTCCCATCCCAGATGATCACGTGTATCATCACCTCGTCGATCAGAGGAGGAGGCAGCCACAGGGTACAAGTGATAATAACTACCAGATTCTCGGTGATCGTTACGCGGTGGCTTCACAGTCTctcggaggaggaggaggaagagtcAAAAGCCCCATTAGGTTTTCTCAGATAACGCCTCCGTATCAATATCCTCCCAATGCCAATATTACCCCATCACATTATTACGTTGCTGCAAAAGAAAAAGCTGAACTTTCCCCTTTTTTATCTCCTAGGAGAATCATCGGGGAAGACCCTGCTGCAGCGTTTAGGTGTGACAACAATGGTGTTTTCCTACAAGGGAGAGATGCAAAACACTACTTTGAGAATGAGTATGGTTCTTACAGAAGGAGTCCTCGTTATGATGATGATGCAATTCATGGTGTGGGTCGGAGTGTTGTTCGTAAGAACTTTTATTCTTCTGCTGCTGCTCCTTCTGGTCAAAGAAGTGGTGGTGATTTCTCATCAGTGCCCATGCTGCAGGATTTTTATTCTGTGCCTGACGCGCAGTGCTACATTTACAACATGGCAAAGGATCAAAATGGTTGTCGTTTTCTGCAGCGGATGGTGGCTGAGGGGACCTACCAAGATATTTGTATGGTGTTTGAGGGAATCATTGGGAATGTTGTTGAACTCATGATAGACTCTTTCGGGAATTATCTGGTGCAGAAGCTGCTCGATGTTTGCACCGATGATCAACGGCTGCAGATTGTGCTCATGCTGACCAATCACCCAGCCCAGCTCGTTAGAGTCTCTTTAAATACTCACgg AACACGCGTGGTGCAGAAGTTGATCGAGACCCTCACCTCCACTGAACAAGTTTCATTGGTGAAGTCTGCCATTCAACCGGGTTTTCTTGATCTTATTAAGGATCTGAATGGAAACCATCTCATTCAACGTTGCTTGCAATGCCTTAGCTGTCAAGATAATCAG TTTATTTTTGATGCTGCTGTGAAGTTTTGTGTTGAAATAGCTACTCATCAGCATGGATGTTTTGTATTGCAACGTTGCATTCACCACTCTGTAGGAAAGAATCGAGATAAGCTGGTCACAGAAATATGCAAACATGGACTTCTCCTGGCTCAGGATGCATTTGG AAATTATGTTGTTCAATATGTTATAGAGTCGGATACCGCAGCTGTCTCAGCCAAACTACTTAGTCAGTTCAAAGAGAACTTTGTAATGTTGTCTACACAGAAATTCAGCAGTCATGTGGTCGAAAAATGCCTTCAGCATATTGGAGACAGCAGATCAAGGATAGTTCGAGAATTGTTGTCTGTTCCTCGCTTTGAACAGTTGTTGCAAGATCAATATGCCAATTATGTCATTCAATCTGCTCTACTTTTTACAAAG GGGCCTCTGCATGCATCTTTGGCTGAAGCTGTTCGTCTTCACAAAACGTTGTGCACCAGTCCATATTGCAAGAGGATTTTTTCAGGAAACCTGCTTAAGAAGTGA